A single Streptomyces sp. Edi2 DNA region contains:
- a CDS encoding NADH-quinone oxidoreductase subunit D, translated as MTETTVGIGGAAESTDMVLNIGPQHPSTHGVLRLRLVLDGERIQHAEPVIGYMHRGAEKLFEARDYRQIIMLANRHDWLSAFSNELGVVLAVERMLGMEVPERAVWLRTLLAELNRVLNHLMFLGSYPLELGGITPVFHAFREREELQTVMEEISGGRMHYMFNRVGGLKEDMPAGWLGRARHAVAEVRSRMDVFDNLVLGNEIFRGRTRGVGVLAPEIVHGYGVSGPIARASGVDFDLRRDEPYLAYGELQSTLKVVTREEGDCLARFECLLEQSHNALDLADACLDRIAELAPGPVNQRLPKVLKAPEGATYAWTENPLGINGYYLVSKGDKTPYRLKLRSASFNNIQALVELLPGTLVADMVAILGSFFFVVGDIDK; from the coding sequence ATGACGGAGACGACGGTCGGCATCGGCGGCGCGGCGGAGAGCACCGACATGGTGCTGAACATCGGCCCGCAGCACCCCTCGACGCACGGCGTGCTGCGGCTGCGCCTCGTCCTGGACGGCGAGCGCATCCAGCACGCCGAGCCGGTGATCGGCTATATGCACCGCGGCGCCGAAAAGCTCTTCGAGGCGCGCGACTACCGCCAGATCATCATGCTCGCCAACCGGCACGACTGGCTGTCGGCGTTCTCCAACGAGCTGGGCGTGGTGCTGGCCGTCGAGCGGATGCTGGGCATGGAGGTGCCGGAGCGCGCCGTCTGGCTGCGGACGCTGCTCGCCGAGCTGAACCGGGTGCTGAACCATCTGATGTTCCTGGGCTCGTACCCCCTGGAGCTCGGCGGCATCACCCCCGTCTTCCACGCCTTCCGTGAGCGGGAGGAGCTCCAGACCGTCATGGAGGAGATCTCCGGCGGCCGGATGCACTACATGTTCAACCGCGTCGGCGGCCTCAAGGAGGACATGCCGGCGGGCTGGCTCGGCCGGGCCCGGCACGCCGTCGCCGAGGTGCGCTCCCGGATGGACGTCTTCGACAACCTGGTCCTGGGCAACGAGATCTTCCGTGGCCGCACCCGCGGGGTCGGTGTGCTCGCGCCGGAGATCGTGCACGGGTACGGCGTCTCCGGGCCGATCGCCCGGGCCTCCGGTGTGGACTTCGACCTGCGGCGCGACGAGCCGTATCTGGCGTACGGGGAGCTGCAGTCCACGCTCAAGGTCGTCACCCGTGAGGAGGGCGACTGCCTGGCCCGCTTCGAGTGCCTGCTGGAGCAGAGCCACAACGCGCTCGATCTCGCCGATGCCTGCCTGGACCGGATCGCGGAACTGGCGCCGGGGCCGGTCAATCAGCGGCTGCCGAAGGTGCTGAAGGCTCCCGAGGGCGCGACCTACGCCTGGACCGAGAACCCCCTGGGCATCAACGGCTACTACCTCGTCTCCAAGGGCGACAAGACCCCCTACCGCCTCAAGCTGCGCTCGGCGTCGTTCAACAACATCCAGGCGCTGGTGGAGCTGCTGCCGGGCACCCTGGTCGCCGATATGGTCGCCATTCTCGGCTCGTTCTTCTTCGTGGTCGGGGACATCGACAAGTAG
- a CDS encoding sensor histidine kinase, producing MQRLYDFLRRHPTGVDTFWAVLLLGFSSLTVLGGPTRGAQIPMAIFTVGLCLVVALRRKIPVKMLLLTAAIGVGQLIFGVPFLPADFAMFVIAYTVASAPAVPRWASRCALTGALLGPALSAVRFNQMLGSHTIKQDLLATALLTVPFVLAWVLGDSMRTRRAYWAQLEEKAARLEKEREAQSRIAVAAERARIARELHDVVAHNVSVMVVQADGAAYVLDAAPEQTRQALETISGTGRQALSEMRRLLGVLRTGEKSEGGEYGPQPGVDQLSDLMEQVRGAGLPVDFQVEGEPRELPSSVELTAYRIVQEALTNTRKHGGPAVGATVRLSYQDDDLDLLIEDDGRGAQRELYEEGGEDGLGHGLIGMRERVGMVGGTLAAGPRPGGGFRVSAVLPLKPVR from the coding sequence GTGCAGCGCCTCTATGACTTCCTCCGCAGGCACCCGACGGGAGTGGACACCTTCTGGGCCGTCCTCCTGCTCGGGTTCAGCAGCCTGACGGTCTTGGGCGGGCCCACAAGGGGCGCGCAGATTCCCATGGCGATCTTCACGGTCGGCCTGTGCCTCGTCGTCGCGCTGCGCCGCAAGATCCCCGTGAAAATGCTGCTGCTGACGGCAGCCATCGGCGTCGGCCAACTGATCTTCGGCGTCCCGTTCCTGCCCGCCGACTTCGCGATGTTCGTGATCGCCTACACCGTCGCGTCCGCACCCGCCGTCCCGCGCTGGGCCTCCCGCTGCGCCCTCACCGGTGCCCTGCTCGGCCCCGCTCTCTCCGCCGTGCGCTTCAATCAAATGCTCGGCAGCCATACGATCAAGCAGGACCTGCTCGCCACCGCGCTGCTCACCGTGCCCTTTGTCCTCGCCTGGGTGCTGGGCGATTCCATGCGCACCCGCCGCGCCTACTGGGCGCAACTGGAGGAGAAGGCCGCCCGGCTGGAGAAGGAGCGCGAGGCACAGTCCCGGATCGCGGTCGCGGCCGAGCGCGCCCGGATCGCCCGGGAGCTCCACGATGTCGTCGCCCACAACGTCTCGGTGATGGTCGTCCAGGCCGACGGCGCCGCTTACGTCCTCGATGCCGCGCCGGAGCAGACCCGGCAGGCCCTGGAGACGATCTCCGGCACCGGGCGCCAGGCGCTGTCCGAGATGCGCCGGCTGCTGGGCGTGCTGCGCACCGGCGAAAAGTCCGAGGGCGGCGAATACGGCCCCCAGCCGGGCGTGGACCAGCTCAGCGACCTCATGGAGCAGGTGCGGGGCGCAGGGCTGCCGGTCGACTTCCAGGTCGAGGGCGAGCCGCGCGAGCTGCCCAGCAGCGTCGAACTCACCGCGTACCGCATCGTCCAGGAAGCGCTCACCAACACCCGCAAACACGGCGGCCCCGCCGTCGGCGCGACCGTCCGCCTCTCCTACCAGGACGACGATCTCGATCTGCTCATCGAGGACGACGGACGGGGCGCCCAGCGCGAGCTCTACGAAGAAGGCGGGGAGGACGGCCTCGGCCACGGCCTGATCGGGATGCGCGAGCGGGTCGGCATGGTCGGCGGCACCCTGGCTGCCGGACCGCGGCCGGGGGGCGGCTTCCGGGTCAGCGCCGTCCTGCCGCTCAAGCCGGTGCGGTGA
- a CDS encoding beta-eliminating lyase-related protein: protein MLTGNAFLETVRERLDRLVAEAPAVYDLDSRPDIYGDDGSIVGELERRTAETLGTEAAAFFPTGTMAQQVALRCWAGRTGNATVAGHRLSHLEMHERDACAVVSGLRMVHPTDAPRLPTAAEVSDLAEPFGTLALELPLRDAGFVLPSWDELTAVVAAARERDSVVHFDGARLWECGPHFGRTLPEITDLADSVYVSFYKTLGGISGAALAGSEDFIEEARTWRHRYGGNLFQQWPAALAALTGLERELPRLPEYVAQARIVARALGEGLDGAGVPWFRVHPEVPHTHQFQVWLPHPPALLDEAGLRQAEETGTVLFQRWFEPAPAGPPGVAVTEVTASASALGWTADEVRAAVREFVAFVSRVGG from the coding sequence ATGCTGACGGGGAACGCTTTCCTGGAGACGGTCCGCGAGCGGCTGGACCGCCTGGTGGCCGAGGCTCCGGCCGTCTACGACCTGGACAGCCGGCCCGATATCTACGGCGACGACGGCAGCATCGTCGGCGAGCTGGAACGCCGGACGGCCGAGACCCTGGGCACCGAGGCCGCCGCCTTCTTCCCGACCGGCACGATGGCCCAGCAGGTGGCGCTGCGCTGCTGGGCGGGGCGTACGGGCAATGCCACGGTCGCCGGACATCGTCTGTCGCATCTGGAGATGCATGAGCGCGACGCCTGTGCGGTGGTCAGCGGGCTGCGCATGGTGCATCCGACGGACGCGCCGCGGCTGCCGACCGCCGCGGAGGTGTCCGATCTGGCGGAGCCCTTCGGAACCCTTGCGCTGGAACTCCCGCTCCGCGATGCCGGTTTCGTACTGCCGTCCTGGGACGAGCTGACCGCGGTGGTGGCGGCGGCACGGGAGCGGGATTCGGTGGTGCACTTCGACGGCGCGCGGCTGTGGGAGTGCGGCCCGCACTTCGGACGTACGCTCCCGGAGATCACGGACCTCGCGGACAGCGTGTATGTCTCCTTCTACAAGACGCTGGGCGGCATATCGGGCGCGGCGCTCGCGGGCAGCGAGGACTTCATCGAGGAGGCACGGACCTGGCGGCACCGGTACGGCGGCAATCTCTTCCAGCAGTGGCCTGCCGCGCTGGCCGCCCTGACCGGCCTGGAGCGTGAGCTGCCACGGCTGCCGGAGTACGTGGCCCAGGCCCGGATCGTGGCCCGCGCGCTGGGCGAGGGCCTGGACGGGGCCGGTGTCCCGTGGTTCAGGGTGCACCCGGAGGTGCCGCACACCCATCAGTTCCAGGTGTGGCTGCCGCACCCGCCCGCGCTGCTCGACGAGGCCGGCCTACGCCAGGCGGAGGAGACCGGGACGGTGCTGTTCCAGAGGTGGTTCGAGCCCGCCCCGGCAGGGCCGCCCGGGGTGGCGGTGACCGAGGTGACCGCCTCCGCCTCCGCCCTGGGCTGGACGGCGGACGAGGTGCGGGCGGCAGTCAGGGAGTTCGTGGCGTTCGTGAGCCGGGTCGGGGGGTGA
- a CDS encoding SAM-dependent methyltransferase has protein sequence MTNEWCGWREATERALYGPGDGFYTRPGGPGPAGHFRTSVHASPLYAGAVATLLRRVDAALGRPDELALVDVGAGRGELLTGVLAALPDEVAARVRPCAVERAARPPGLDPRIVWRSELPAPGSVTGLLFANEWLDNVPVDVVETDADGVPRRVLVRADGTERLGEPVDGADAEWLGRWWPPLPPPPAPDAAASPGLRAEIGRPRDEAWAQAVRTLHAGLAVAVDYAHERGDRPLFGTLTGFRDGREVAPVPDGSCDITAHVALDACAGPSAQRLTQRAALGALGVDGRRPPLALAATDPSGYVRALSAAGAAAELTDPAGLGGFGWLLEPVGEACAGLLGVPDAA, from the coding sequence GTGACGAACGAGTGGTGCGGGTGGCGCGAGGCCACGGAACGGGCGCTGTACGGCCCCGGCGACGGCTTCTACACGCGCCCCGGGGGCCCCGGTCCGGCCGGCCATTTCCGTACCTCCGTGCACGCCTCTCCCCTGTACGCCGGCGCCGTCGCCACCCTCCTGCGCCGGGTGGACGCCGCGCTGGGCCGTCCGGACGAGCTGGCTCTGGTCGATGTGGGCGCGGGGCGCGGCGAGCTGCTGACCGGTGTGCTCGCCGCGCTGCCCGACGAAGTGGCCGCGCGGGTGCGCCCGTGCGCCGTCGAGCGCGCCGCGCGCCCCCCGGGCCTCGATCCGCGGATCGTCTGGCGCAGCGAGCTGCCCGCCCCCGGCTCGGTCACCGGCCTGCTGTTCGCGAACGAATGGCTCGACAATGTGCCGGTGGATGTCGTCGAGACGGATGCGGACGGGGTGCCGCGCCGGGTGCTCGTCCGCGCCGACGGCACGGAGCGGCTGGGCGAGCCGGTGGACGGCGCGGACGCGGAGTGGCTGGGCCGGTGGTGGCCGCCCCTGCCGCCCCCGCCCGCCCCGGATGCCGCCGCCTCCCCCGGGCTGCGTGCCGAGATCGGCCGGCCCCGGGACGAGGCCTGGGCGCAGGCCGTCCGTACGCTGCACGCCGGGCTCGCCGTCGCCGTCGACTATGCACACGAGAGGGGCGACCGACCGCTCTTCGGGACGCTCACCGGCTTCCGCGACGGCCGCGAGGTGGCGCCCGTACCGGACGGGAGCTGCGACATCACGGCACATGTGGCGCTGGACGCCTGCGCCGGGCCGTCGGCGCAGCGGCTGACCCAGCGCGCGGCGCTGGGCGCCCTGGGGGTGGACGGCCGGCGTCCCCCGCTCGCCCTGGCCGCCACCGACCCCTCCGGCTACGTACGGGCCCTGAGCGCGGCCGGGGCAGCGGCGGAGCTGACCGATCCGGCGGGCCTCGGCGGCTTCGGATGGCTCCTGGAGCCGGTGGGCGAGGCGTGCGCGGGCCTGCTCGGGGTGCCGGACGCCGCCTGA
- a CDS encoding response regulator transcription factor — translation MTIRVMLVDDQVLLRTGFRMVLAAQPDMEVVAEAGNGVEALEVLRATQVDVILMDVRMPHLDGVEATRRICEGGQKEGAPKVLILTTFDLDEYAFSALKAGASGFMLKDVPPADLLAAIRAVESGDAVVAPSTTRRLLDRFTPMLPATSAEPVRPELERLTEREREVLLLVAQGLSNGEIAARLVLSEATVKTHVGRILAKLGLRDRVQAVVLAYETGLVRAGGTGA, via the coding sequence ATGACCATCCGTGTGATGCTCGTCGATGACCAGGTGCTGCTGCGCACCGGGTTCCGGATGGTGCTGGCCGCACAGCCCGACATGGAGGTCGTCGCGGAGGCGGGCAACGGCGTGGAAGCCCTGGAGGTGCTGCGCGCCACCCAGGTCGACGTGATCCTCATGGACGTACGGATGCCGCATCTGGACGGGGTGGAGGCCACCCGCCGGATCTGCGAGGGCGGGCAGAAGGAGGGGGCTCCGAAGGTCCTCATCCTGACCACCTTCGACCTCGACGAATATGCCTTCTCCGCGCTGAAGGCCGGCGCCAGCGGCTTCATGCTCAAGGACGTCCCGCCCGCTGACCTGCTCGCCGCGATCCGGGCGGTGGAGAGCGGCGACGCGGTCGTCGCCCCGTCCACCACCCGCCGGCTCCTCGACCGCTTCACCCCCATGCTGCCCGCCACGTCCGCAGAGCCCGTCCGGCCCGAGCTGGAGCGGCTGACGGAGCGCGAGCGGGAGGTGCTGCTGCTGGTCGCCCAGGGACTGTCCAACGGAGAGATCGCGGCACGGCTGGTGCTCTCGGAGGCCACGGTCAAAACCCATGTGGGCCGCATCCTCGCCAAGTTGGGCCTGCGGGACCGGGTCCAGGCGGTGGTACTCGCCTATGAGACGGGGCTGGTACGGGCGGGGGGAACGGGGGCGTAG
- a CDS encoding DUF5937 family protein, translating to MANVIDITGLPPERVVFSPSPLAELGAALHALSEPGHHPGLHGWVTATNAALKPDLADRLCEADFLWRSSRADILLPARPGATLAAELDELDAIDDERFVAAAFEITCSARYTRPTPSPLVDADERVRVREMVAARGPRQAAFTDRMLTDPDGLRVWLRRLFEDCEEAFFGDIWRRVGIQLAADARHKTELLRHKGLAETLSATSQALSLESAQDGSGGTRILVDKLARGRTTAFARPADPGVTFLPTSFGWPHLVFGHAPGWRPVLQYPVADPELPAPAALELVQQRLEALGHPMRMQLCRTLSRGPHTTGELAHAFGITSPEVSRHIATLKKAGLIQTRRRGRYVLHQLDLQVVARLGSDFLEGVLR from the coding sequence ATGGCCAACGTCATCGACATCACCGGGCTGCCGCCGGAGCGCGTCGTCTTCTCCCCTTCGCCGCTGGCGGAGCTGGGCGCCGCGCTGCATGCGCTCTCCGAGCCGGGTCACCACCCCGGGCTGCACGGCTGGGTCACCGCCACCAACGCGGCGCTGAAGCCCGACCTGGCCGACCGGCTGTGCGAGGCGGACTTCCTGTGGCGGTCCTCCCGTGCCGACATCCTGCTGCCGGCCCGTCCCGGGGCCACCCTGGCCGCGGAGCTGGACGAGCTGGACGCCATCGACGACGAGCGGTTCGTGGCCGCCGCGTTCGAGATCACCTGCTCGGCGCGCTACACCCGCCCCACGCCCTCGCCCCTCGTCGATGCGGACGAACGGGTGCGGGTACGGGAGATGGTCGCCGCACGCGGCCCGCGGCAGGCGGCCTTCACCGACCGGATGCTCACCGACCCCGACGGCCTGCGGGTGTGGCTGCGCCGTCTGTTCGAGGACTGCGAGGAGGCGTTCTTCGGGGACATCTGGCGGCGGGTGGGCATCCAGTTGGCGGCGGATGCCCGGCACAAGACCGAGCTGCTGCGCCACAAGGGCCTGGCCGAGACGCTGTCCGCGACGTCGCAGGCGTTGTCCCTGGAGAGTGCGCAGGACGGCAGCGGCGGCACCCGCATCCTGGTCGACAAGCTGGCCCGGGGGCGTACGACGGCCTTCGCCCGTCCCGCTGACCCGGGCGTCACCTTCCTGCCGACGTCGTTCGGCTGGCCGCATCTGGTGTTCGGCCACGCCCCGGGCTGGCGCCCCGTGCTCCAGTACCCGGTCGCCGACCCGGAGTTGCCGGCGCCGGCCGCGCTGGAACTCGTCCAGCAGCGGCTGGAGGCACTGGGCCACCCGATGCGGATGCAGCTGTGCCGGACGCTGTCACGGGGGCCGCATACGACGGGAGAGCTGGCGCACGCCTTCGGGATCACCTCGCCGGAGGTCTCGCGGCATATCGCCACACTGAAGAAGGCCGGGCTGATCCAGACGCGGCGTCGCGGGCGCTATGTGCTGCACCAGCTGGACCTCCAGGTGGTGGCCCGGCTGGGCAGCGACTTCCTTGAGGGCGTGCTGCGTTGA